tataaaaaaaaaaagctttaagaCCTTAAAGTTGCCATTGGTTTCAAAAATCATATATTTGCCGTGTATTTTAACTAATTGATACATAAAGTTTAATTATAACTCTTAAGGAAATGCTAAAGGTGTAAGTTTCATTTGTCCAACTCACCTGGTATGAAATACGTTTTAGTTAAGTGGAGCGAcaaagggggtgggggtgacACACAAGGTGACATTTGACTGGTTAAGTTCTTGTTAGTATTATTTACAATATTGTATTAAGCTTACTATTATAGTAATGGTAGAaactgttgatgtttttcttctcttgatATGAAAAGGTCTTTATGCATTTATGTAGAATCCCTTTTGAGGAGTGATAGGAAATCCTTATTTTAAATGGATGCACTTAAGCAATTTTACCAACCTGTCGAAATCACACATTGAGCAAGTAATGCATttgaatgtaaaagaaaaaaaaaaaagtttaaaaaaagaccaCTCAACTTAATGCACTCCTTACGCTTATTGTTTCGTCAATTTACAAGTGAGctttaagtttttgttttttttgggggaaaGGAATTTTTGCAACAGGTTTTCAACGTAGACTATATTTCAGTTCTTCCACATACATTTATAGAAAGTAacttaaaaagaataaaaaaaacatattacagTTTCTCAAATCTATTTTGCTAACATGGGTTATTATTTCATagaaagcagaggaaaacaaaaatgtcagtATCTGGATGTTATttatgaaaagttaaaaaaaaaaaaatgaagcaacATATTTATGAGTAACCtcaagacattttgttttttaattaaaattacaaGAAGTTAATATATTTCTAAACACAGGGAAGTCAGTTTCTACTAATAagtaaaatgagaaaagaagtttagaagttttatttatgaaagtTGCGGACGCTCGTCGCTTTCCATTGCGCTTTGATGTAAATGACGCAGATGGGGCGGGAGTCGGCCGCGGCTTAAATTTTAACTTCAGACATGCGCTACTTCAACACCGGTGCATTCACAATGGAATAATTgcagaaaataatataatattttttagaATTTGGAGATATTTTAGTCACAGAGCATCAATTTTGTGCCTCAATGATCTATTTTTTTCCTGCATCAGCATTCTTTGTGCAGTGCTGCTTGCTGTAACCCCCTTTCTCCCCTTCAACTAACCCCATGTTACTGACTGACACACATTACTCATTTCCTCTGTAATCTAAACTCGCTTTTACTTCTCAGACGTGTAAAACATGTCACGACTGCAGCGCTTGGGATGAACGAGGCAGCTGCGATCCCCCTCGCCAGCGGGGGGCGACACAAAACTTGTACACACtttcattcatacatttttcCGCGTCTACTACTCAGACAGTTTGTGATCGATGACAGCAGAGCATAATCAGCTTAAACCGAGTCTTTACCAGAGACTTTACCTAATGTGCTAATTAGGATCGAGCGGAGGCACCGAGGAGAGGACGAGAGCGCACTGTGTAGTAGATCTATGTAACTAgatgcacacatatacacacaacagATTCATTACCGTACTAGGTTGCATGTATGTTGTATGGTCACTTAGAAATTGGGGGAAGCGACGCAGGTCCTGTGTTTTCCTGTAACTCGGCGAACCTGGGCCGCTTCTCCTCTGTAGATTTGCATAGTTGGGATCTCTTTGGAAAGTTGACATGAGTTTGGAGCCACGCAGAGAAACCATTTCAGTCCCCACGTTCAAAAAGTTGGCTTTTTGCATTCTCAGCTACCCGCTAGTGATGAAAGACTGTTCTCACCTCAAAGGATTTAACTTGAAGTTTACgtaagagtaaagaaaaaaaacttgacaaAACCGCTACAGAGGCACATGTTCTGCTGCACGTTTAAAGGATGAGGACTGAAGTGGTGCATGCTGGTGAAACTCGCAACCTTTTCCAAGGAGAACAATTCAATCTGACAGTTTGTCTTTGGTAGCGTTTCCAATTTTTCCAGCACAGTAGAGTTGTTTCATACCGGTCTAATAGTGGTCGTAGTGCATTAGTTTTTGGGCCAGCATCACCTGGCGTTAGTTTCTCTGTGAACAGTGAAAGAGGGCTGCCTCTGTGGCCCCGTGTTGCTGACCGTCAACTTTGATggatgggaaaaaaagaagtgttttGAACTCTGTTACAGTGTGCCGTGCCCCGACGGGGCATGTGATATTGCAGGATTATTTCTTAtagcacatgtttttttgtgaattacattttttggagacatttttattattattattattattgtatctGCGCCATGCTAGTTCTGGttctttgttatttttccaAGATTCAAGATGTATTGTAAATGtttctaataaaacaaaaatgaaatgatctcTGACTGaaaggatttgttttgtttttttgggttAAAGTTGATTCTTCTTCTTACTGAATCCCACTTGATGTAAAAAATGGAATTATATAAAACAGCCATATCAATATATGAATTAGCAATCATGGCACCTCAATGACTCATTCAATTATTTGAAGTACTTGAACCCTTTACTCTTTTAAATCATCTTCAAGAGACACGAGAAGAGGCAGGCTATAACaaatgagatttatttttacatatgcagtccaaatatacatatattagaataaatgtttaaaaagccCTAACCTACACCACCCAGTTCAAGACCTGTGTAGTCGACAGAAGTCAAGTGTTGATGTGGAAACGTGGATAAACGCCATCTGTGTGCATAACCTTTGGATTTAATCAAGCCCCTCCTAACTCTACCACATCATTTCTCCTTTATTAAAACTATTAGATCCCAACAAACCCAACCCTGGCTCCTGAACACAACCCCCGCCCCCCTCCACAAATAGGAAATAAAGACGAGTGAGAGCGAGGGCAGACGTCAGGGAGATCCCAGAAGGCAGAGTCCTGTTCCAGTTACATACAGTGtagacagagacaggaggagcACGGAGTAGGTGAGCAGGCAGTGGAGGATTTCACTTACAGTAAAACAAGCCATCTCTGGTGCATCAGGGATCACAGCAGCAGGGCAGGGCTGAGTGCCCTCACTACCTCATCCCCTGAAacattatccatccatcccagctagcaggagcagcagcagcagcacagggtAGTCCATGCATTTAAACCAATCTCCCTAATCTTTCCCACTACACCCTAAAGGTTCTGAGCAGGGGTCGAAACAGCCGTCGAACCAGAGCCAAACACACGAGGCGTTTAACGCACCCGCTCGTGATGCTGCAACCCCATCTCATTTACAGATGATGCTGTACAAAGCTTGCAGGAGCATGACTCagaaagcagagcagagagcagggaAGCCTTTCAAAGAAAGATCAGAAGCAATCAACAGAGAAACCCTGTGTCACTGCTGGGGAGGGATGTTGCTGCTCTGATGTTATTGGCCCGGTGGAAAACAACTTAAAACCAACCACCTTCCTTCCACCAATTTCCAGCCGgtgcatttatttaaaagataaagaataaaaatcaatgGAAGCCCTTGTCCCTCCATTAGTGAGGGACAGTTGCCCTTACAAGCATCTGCACCAAAAGCAAGAGAGCTCACTCTGCTGTGACGGAGAGTGAAGGAAAATCCAAACCAACCTGTATTACATTACAAACCCTTTTGGCCAAACAAAGCCTTAAACTAGTGTTCAATAAATATCATCTGGGACATTAATGTCTAAATATTATTACATCTCGAGAAAACGGGAATGACGGTGGCGACAGAGCGGTTGCAGTTCAGTCTACTAGAGGTGGATTTTTATTGCCCAATATCCTGGTAGAGGGAAAACATTTACTGGCTTGTAAAGCGGAGCTTTCAAAGGGAGGACAGTTTGCAAAGATAGAAATTTTGATGAGATACAAAAGGTACCTTATAATGTGTtaaatttttaatttgattttcaatCAATTCTAATCATGTACCtctttcaaccccccccccccccccctgcctgCTTATTTAATCCTCTTTACTATCCCTCCTTCACTggtccctctcttcttcttgtttttatttttcttaaccAGACTACAGACGAATCAGCCCCAGTGTCCCTCTGTGAAAGGGTTATTTCTACCTGTCTGTCcattctccctctccatctgtctgtttgtctatctGGCCGTTTCTCCATTTGCctggaggtgaaggaggtggTCAGTGCTGAGGTCTTAGTTGGACTGGCAGCAGACGCCCTTACTGGTCGCGTTCTGGGTGGGCTCAACCGTGATGGGCACTACGTTGGAGGCCGGTGAAAAGTCTGTGTCGCTCCGCCCTGACATTTGCCTCTGTGACACAATGTTGTAGATggctgtggaggagagagagagagagagagggagggagaggtgaaAAGAAGAAGTTAATGTGTAGATGCCTCAGTATCGAGCCAACAGTGGGACATATTGTGATAAGGACAAACAGCATGGACAAACTGCACAACAACTGTTCTATCCAGACTCCTGGCAGCAGTGCAGGATTCTTTCAATCCTAAACTGGCATCGTTATGTCACGTGGCAGCACCCAGCCTCATTTGAGGCATTCCCCACAGCTACAGGACGTAATaccttttaaattaaaattgtaaTAACCACATAAATGTTATCCATTATGTGTCTGTGACTCGCTCCTGTGAGCTTGGATGCTAATGCTACTACACACAAAGGAAAACTACGTATCTCATAGAAAACAATCAAACGCACAAGTGAACTTTGGAACTGTTAATATCATCCACTTGTTCAATGACTCTATGATTGGACGACAGCAGATGTCATTGGGCCGATCGACTAAAACAGGAGCACAaactcaagctgctttctgaacTGAAGAACACACATCTTCCTTAAGACCTCAGACGGGGGGGTGattgtgagaacgcaaatgtccgagtcagtttcTACCATTAAAAAACTTTTCCTGCCAGAAAAGTGTCTGAGCGAGTTCACGTGACAATGTCTagaaaattcacagcgagcgagcGTGTGGGAGACATTCCtaacaaatacagaaaaacaatatatatgtatatttctcCAGAATGTAAACGAGGTGTCGGGGGGGCCCGACAGCTCAGCTGGTAGAGCGGAGGTATGAGTCCACCTGTAGTGGCCCTTCACCGAACACTAAAGGCCGCCgctggtgtcagtgtgtttcGCTTTCAGGTTCTTCACACGTAAAAGAAACGTAAAACCTCATTTTCTCGGTTATCATGTCGCTGCCACTTTAACTCCAGACTATGAGGAAGATAActcctgaaataaaaaactgcCTATGAAGCAAGACGGTTTAAATCAAAACAGGTCACCTGTCTGACTGTGACATGACACGTCAGGTGGTGAAACGACGACTCATTACGTTGGACCCTCCGCAGCACCTGCTGCTGAGCCGGTGTTgacaataacaaaacaacacGACACGTTCTGCCCCGCGATCTGTCTGCTGCTGATATCTACACGTGTGAGGTCTCCTCTACTCCACTGGGTTCACTTCTGACTCCTACCTGCCGACGCTCGGGCCGACTTCCTTTCGTCTCTTACCTCGATGAGCTAATTACCATTAGCTCGATGGGGCTTGTGGGTTTTAAAGTTTCTATCAATCAGAAATATTTCTGCAGAGCTGTGTTGTGGGCAGAACGGCTCAAGCGGAGGCAGAGGGCAGTGGAacactgagcagcagctgaataCAAACAGCCAAGTGGTGCACACACTTGCAGACTGATAGCCCCTGCAGCAATTCAAGTGGAAGAACCACTCGCTGTTGGATTGTCCCCTCTGGCGCTCCGGGGGTCGATAGTCACaacaatttgcttttttttttttttttttcccctctctccatgTTACCAAATCTTCAACATCAGACACACTTGTGAGCGTCATCTCATCTGAGACTCTTCATTTACTAAACACAATGTCAACTAAAAGTTTGGAGTTGTTTCTGTAACGAGGGGCAGCGTCTGGTTCAGTGGGTCGAGGTGAATGTTTGACCACAAACAATCATCGGATCTTAGTcgtccccccctccccccccaggACTGACTGTTTTCCTCAGTGTGACAATAACTCACATTTTTGACCTTAGAGAAAAATCAAGTGTTCTCTTTCCACAGACGCCTCGTTAGTGATGGACACAAGAGGACTCATTATATGGATtttgctgccatctagtggcagAAGGGGGGGGGCGTTATGTAAAGTCTGCATGGGAATTGAACTCTTGGGGACAAAACAAATCACTGTACACTTAAAAACTAAGCATTATATAACTGGATGACTTGATATAACGTTAGACATCAGTGTTTCATTCTGTGACTTGATCAATTCATCTTGTCCAGGCTCGTAGGCAGCTTTCATTtgatataaacaataaaaaaaaaaaatacacacacacacaacatgcacagaAATGTGAAATTCACCTGTGAGAATAGTTTGGAAAGCCAGCTCCACATTGGATGAGTCTAACGCTGACGTCTCCAGGAAAGACAAGCCATGCTTCTCtgtaaagcacaaacacacaggcccACAGTGAATCATTAGAGGCCCTCATTGTTATTAACGTTCAGAAGTACACTGGGGTGTAGTGTTCTTTGATACTGAACTGGTGTTAACAGTGCACTGATTCAGTTTCACATTTCTCACTCACTCTAGTGTTACCCCAGCAAAGGGAACTGCTCTGTAATCATAGACTGAATAGGGAGGAATGTAATCATTTATatcacacatacaaaaatactGTTTCACAGACTTAAGtacagtcagtgtgtttttatttttaaagaagatATTTTATCTTGTCATGTTTGGCAAAGCTCAAATGTTCGAGTAAACCAGGACAGTGTGACAGCATTTACAACCCCAGGACCCTGAAGCTGCCGTGCATCTTTAGTTTGATTATAGTTCCACCTGCGCTTTTCTtcctgtgacattttaaaatgtctttctgtgaAAAAAGGCCCATGACAAACAATAAGGACAAATTCCGCTCCAAAAGTcaactatttgtttttttttttttaccaagaGTCGAAAACACCCCAAAAATGTGCGATATGGAAGATGTTCCACATTTTTGATAACTGATAAAGATCATATAAATCAATATTCAAGCCACATAAGAGAATATTTAATTATTCCAGCTTCTCCAGTGTGAACATTTGCTACTTCCCCCCCCCTCGTCGTAAAATGACTGTAAACTGAAGAGCTTTACGTTTGTTGCTCGGACGAAACAAGACATTTAATAATGTCAACCTTCAGAAGTAGAAAATAGTGATTAACATTTTGTAAAGTTCACTGATGCTTTAAAGACCAAATGTTCATGTCAAGAaactgataataaaaacaattgttAACTGCAGGATTCATTGATAAATCTATTATTAAAACTAAGACCAATCGATCAATCAGTCCGTAATTATTCATCtgtgtcctttttctttttttttttttttaatcagtgcattaaaagtttttcttaaataaaaatgattcatcACAGGTGATCGTCACACTGTGGCGTCAGTGAGCATCTGTTCAGCCCAGTGTCACTGTTGTGTTCAAACACAATACTCGTCACATTATCATACACTTTGCATTGTCGTGTCCGCCACATGATTTCTATGTAAATGAGGCGTCGTATGTGAGGTCAGTggtgcaacaaaacaaatcagtACAAACAGGAAGTTCTAATATTACTATAAATGAAAATTACTTTCTTTACTCTCGCATGAATCAACTATTTGACTTTCTAACATTCAGAACAATCACGTGTCCTTCAGCAGGAGCAACACCGGCCAATAAACTCAAGGTCAAGTGTAAACATATGGCCCGGGCGCTTTAAAATAATTAACGTCAaaagcctgaaaaaaaaaatcctatttaagtgaaatgaaatgttcgCTGTACAAAACAAACTTGCCCCGAGGCACAGCTGAAATCCTCAAAGGGCAGAAACAAGTGGAGGTTTAATTAATTTGAATCAAATCCTTTTACCCGATGCTGTTCTTTCTTTAACGCACTCAAACACTTACACGGCAGCGACGTGCACCGGTTTGTTGTCACGTTCACGCACAGCGAACATTTCTAACATGGGTGTTCCCAGGGAAAACCAGCATGTTAAGACTGGCAGtggaaaacactgcagcacacactTAACTGTCGGCAACACACATGATATGTTTTAATCTACTTAAGGAGCTCATTGGACGACTAGAGGTGAGATTTAACTTTGTCTAATGAGGCAGAGTCGTAAGCATCGCGGGCTGCGTGCTCTCACACAGGAAGCACGGAGTCAGGACAGGGACAGTACCTGCAAAGGCCTTGGCTTCATCTGTGGGCACCGCCCTTAGGTGGCGTAGATCACTTTTGTTTCCCACTAGCATGATGACTATGTTGCTGTCTGCGTggtcctgcagctccttcagccaGCGCTCAGCGTTTTCATACGTCAGGTGCTTGGCGATGTCATAAACCAAGAGCGCTCCAACTGCTCCACGGTAGTACCTGGATAACACgagaacaaaatataaacaatttgCTCCTGTTGCAGCCTGTTGATTTAAGGAATCTTTGTGGGTGTGACACACAGGCTCATCCAGCCGACGCCTCATCGGCAACAACAGTAGAACAcgagaaataaaactgtgagGCTAAAACCACTGCAGACAAAACTCATAACACAAGTAAACACGGATGatgtgtctgcttgtgtttgaCACACTACGAGCCAGCGCCTCAGAGGCTGCCGCATCACGGAAGACTCAAAAGGAGTCGAATGTAGGGACGGAGGCGGCGTTGATGAACAGATCGTTCATTTTGTAGATTTAATCACTTGCTGTGATCTCTTTCTAGATCTTTGAGGGACGATGACGCTGCTCAAAAGGTGGATTCTAAATTGAATTAACTCCCGAAGAGCAAGGTCTGTTGTTTCAAGCTTCTAATGGTTGGAAGTTTACATCCTCTAcaatagaaacattttaaaatacagtcaCATGCAAACAGTTTTTACAAGAAGCcacattaaagcaacactacgTAAGTTTTACTGAGTAACCGACACCGCTGCAGCCATGTGATGATTAATTCTGTGAACTTCTAAGTGGTTTCCAACCTATTGACTGGAGCTCCCACTGAACTTAAACACAACTCAACAGTGGGGATTACCCATGATTCCTGGTCTTGGGTAATACCCACCccgagagctgctgctgtaagaaaaacaccaaactcttcttagaattcttcatattttataaGATTCCCGTCTGAATactggtttttaatgacttctaactttttttttttatctgatctACAGTTCAACATTACTCTTACACTTGCTGCATGGACCTGATTCTGGCTAATTGAGCTGCAACTATCAGTCAgttccacacttctcacagAAGATCGTACCCAGACAGCAAGAACATCCGTGTTCAAACTGATGCATGTGGATCCATGTGTGTGCAGGATTCAATGGAAACTCGTGTGAGGTGGATGTCTGTGTCACCACTGATTTGGTCTCTTGTACTCACGCAGAAGTGATAGCTCTGTATCGCTCCTGTCCAGCCGTGTCCCAGATCTGAGCCTTGATGGTCTTGCCTTCTACCTGGATGCTGCGGGTGGCAAACTCCACCCCGATGGTGCTCTTGCTCTCCAGGCTGAACTCATTCCGGGTGAAGCGGGACAGCAGGTTACTCTTCCCTACGCCGGAATCTCCAATCAGCACCACTGCAGATTTCGGACAAAGAAAGA
This region of Paralichthys olivaceus isolate ysfri-2021 chromosome 13, ASM2471397v2, whole genome shotgun sequence genomic DNA includes:
- the rab11al gene encoding RAB11a, member RAS oncogene family, like, with product MSNREDEYDYLFKVVLIGDSGVGKSNLLSRFTRNEFSLESKSTIGVEFATRSIQVEGKTIKAQIWDTAGQERYRAITSAYYRGAVGALLVYDIAKHLTYENAERWLKELQDHADSNIVIMLVGNKSDLRHLRAVPTDEAKAFAEKHGLSFLETSALDSSNVELAFQTILTAIYNIVSQRQMSGRSDTDFSPASNVVPITVEPTQNATSKGVCCQSN